In Citrus sinensis cultivar Valencia sweet orange chromosome 3, DVS_A1.0, whole genome shotgun sequence, the sequence CCGGTTTAGTAATGTCATTTTACATAAatcaaagaaataattaattgtaaaaataatcaattaagtatttagtaaattttaattttaaaagtgtcataagttttaaaagcaatcgtatgtatttagtaaattaacttATATCACGAGAGTATTTGAGCACTTTTATTAATGCAGTCTTTTCGAGTCAAAACAATACTACGTTAATGATAAAAGGACATTATTTAATACccaaaagataataataaaattgattaaaaataaataaacaaatactaTCAACCCAATCAAATCCAAATATAATACGCTTTAACTAATAGAAATCAAACCTGATCCAACCAGACACAAGACCTTATCACATATCATCATTTCTAACAAAATCGATTCCTTAGAAACACAAAAGGCAAAATCCATGTTTTCTCGGTCATAATTTTAGTCATACAAttagtaatataattttattcgtTTGGTTATTTgagaattaattgattttgcaatttctttcattttagcggttaaaattataattttaatacttacACATgggtaaaatagtcttttcatataaattatattaaatatgcCATTAGTTTTTTAAGGGTCATTTTATGATGCTGTTATTAAAGTTATGGTATCAATATtgtaattaaacataaatgatgtaaataaaacataaaatttgtaaatttaacataaaacttatatattaacattaactgtaaaataataaataaattttaaaaatttaacataagaCTTATAAATGGAAGGTAAAacgagtaaattaatataaaactagtaaattgatatattattagaaaataaaacataaacttgcaaatataacataaaactcgtaaatcaacattaggtacaaaataaaacataaattttagaaattaaacataagatttataaatagaagataaaataagtaaactaatataaaactagttaattgatgtattactagtaaacaaaataaaaacttgtaaatataacttaaaactagtaaatcaacattaactgtaaaataaaacataaattttggaattaaaataaaagacttgtaaagaaaatgtaaaacaagtaaattgatataaaactggtaaattgatatattaccgacaaaaaaaacttaaaaatataatataaaactagtaaatcaacataaaatgcaaaataaaacataaattttggaagTGAAACATTAGAGTTGTAAATGgaaggtaaaacaagtaaattaatataatactagtaaattaatgtattaatgataaacaaaataaaaacttgcaaatataatataaaactagtagATCAACactaatagtaaaataaaacataaattttttaaatagaacataagacttgtaaaagaaaggtaaaacaagtaaattactataaaacagataaattgatatattactagtaaataaaacgaaaacttaaaaatataatataaaacaagtaaatcaacattatgtgcaaaataaaacataaattttgtagattatgcctaaaacttatgaattaataagtaaattaatgcaAGAGttattgcaaaataaaaactcacgattgtaaaataaaaactcattataatgtttattaccttatatatttattattattttttatttttatttaaattgaataatgctttttttatttaaattgaataatgctttttttatttaaattgaataatgctagttttatatttatgtaatatatgtgATGTTTTATtaagaatgaaatttattttcaaaatcaaattatgaaaaaaatattgttttaatatcttttataGTTGTTGTAAGATGAGgttatttttcatctttctacACTTCCTCAACAACAATCCTAAATAGTCTCTAAATACAAGTAAAAAGCTTGAAATTACATGAAGTATGCATAAGACTCAAAATTAGATTCATATATGCGTCTAgtaatataagttttttttttgtacttgaTCCATATCAAGATAAATAGTTGTGCTTAATTAActtgtataataaatagatactATTATGAAAAATGGGAGAAAAGTGGACAACTGCcttagaataaatataaaatttatggttaaaccaattcaataaaacttattccactttttttagtatatttttttgtttaattaatgagtaattttcttctttgttgaattaaagaaaatattttttgtaaacgaataaaatatttttgactTATAAAACTTTCCTTATGTAAACATAagaagtgaaataaaataattgtaaaatgtaaatatgagaagtgaaaaaaaaaattgtaagaaaaCGTTGGCAGTGAATTGGTATATTAGGGTGACAACATCGACTGATATCTGATGATAACGCTTTTGTTATTCATGcgtcattttaataaacaatACATCATTTCTCATAGGCTCACTCAGAGAGACGATGATCCTACAAAAATTGGGAATCCGTAATCACTTCCAATATACATGTTTCCCTGTCCGAATGAACCAGttattaagtatttaatttgatagcctctctctctcacacactcacacacacacacaatatatatatatttcagcAACCCACAcacacaatatatatatatatatatttcagcAATGATGTAATTAATTGACATATCATTTGacctgaaaatttattttaacaacgCGATCATACATGAAGTTTCACTCATGATTTACGCttcaaataaaagatatttttcaaaaaacaagAAGACCGAGACCCAAAAGTAGCCGttcttataattataacataaaacaatGACCTGCTGCTAGCATGCCCAAAACTTCCTCAAAATGAATTtgggaaaatgaaaaaatagtcATTTTCAGATGTTACTCTTCAATATCTGAATGCAGTGGACTCATGCATCATAATAATTGACCATTTTCTTTGGCAGTTAAAACAACAGAATGTTCCAAAAGCAAGTTTAAACTCACAAGGTAGAGggctcttcattttcttctttctgaAGGAAAGTCTTGATTACCCAACAGCCACACCTGGTCAAGAATAATCATAATCTGGTACCTCTTATGAGATGTCCATGCAgatcatctttttatttttcactttgtaCTTGATGCAAGCCAGATATCTCTAAATGGGGGTACAACCAGCAGGAATAGACAATAAAATGAACCAAATGCAGTCAGTCAGTGGTCTGTGAGAGCAAGCTCTATGCTTTGTGGTTTTTCATCATCTCATCAACATCCAGTTCCACCTCCAATACTGGTGAATCCTTTCGCATGCTATCATTACTGGTTGACGAACACAGAATATTCAAAGATCATCAGAATTAAACTATCTTGTTTCAACTGTGGTTTCAGTACAATGGAACTAACCAACTTACCTGTTCTGTACAGGACCATGATCCACAGCTGTTCGAAGGCAATATATGGCTCTGCCAACTATGTTTCTCATGGGAACTGGACCAAATGTTCGACTATCATTGGCTTCCTGTCACtcgacaaataaaaaagaataccAAAGAGCAGAGGATTATGGTcataatcaaattataaaatcacaATTAGCAATAATTACTCAACAAACTATTCATGGAAACAACACAATCGTTCCCCAAGACAACcccccgcccccccccccccccccaaaaaaaaaaaaaaccaaatgtGATTACATCTTGAAGTAACTTGTACATGTAATATGCATCTATTCCTAATAAGAATTCAAGTTGGACATACAATGTGGCAATTGCAAagtacaaatttttatttccttccGTCCTTTGCCTTCCATTTCAGGGAGGAGGGCTCTGAACCAGAACATGCAATTTCATGATAACAGATATATGCATGCATGCCTGTATGTCTGTATGTTCTACGTATGCATCTGTGATTATCCATGAAAATTCTACAGGTTAATGAAAAACAAGTTAATTTCACTCCTCTGATTGGCCTTTACACATTAGTCCAAGAATAATGATACTTGCATTGTAGAAAATGATTTATGGAAATTCAAGAATTGCAGAAACATATCTGaatatgatattaatttttcataattttttattttaaaaaaatattaagtacCTTAGGCTTCATATTTTCATTGTCAGCCAACACCCAACATTCATCCTTGTCAAGAACAAAAGGCTCATCTTTCTCGTCAGTTGACACCATTTCATACCCTTCAATAGCAGCTAATCTTCTCACGATATAATTATCTGACTTCTCAGGGTCTTTCATGACCACCACATCTCCAACAGAAACACGCCTGTCAATTAAAAAGAACAGGACGATGGAGAACTTCCAAGACTGAGCTATCAAAGTGTTTAAACAACAAATGTATAATTTTGCATGAGAAGAAAGATACAACAGTAGTGAACCAAACAAAAGAATGTCTAAGTGGGATTCAAAGCTCATCTGTCTAGAAGCAATGTAGAACTTGAATTCACATTGATTAAGGAGATcgtgattaataaattatgttcATCCAAATCAATCAAGTCCACAATAATGCTGCAGTGTAAATAATATTctcaaaaatatgaaaaatgaagCAGTCTGAAACACAgcaacaatttaataatagaaaaggaaaaaggaagagCTGGGATACAAACAAAGAGAGACTACATTCCCTTGTGGACATATATTAATAACATCCAATTTATGTGGTGGTTGCCTTAACCTGACAGACACTCAGATACTCATAGGCCCTACACAACAGGCATTAACAAGCACACTAAGATGCCAACTTAATCCAACTTGATGTTCCAATAGGGAAACATAATATGATAAACAACAGACACGAACCAGACcactaaaaaaatagaatacaaatacaaaacgAAGTATTTCCTCACGAGTGTAAAACTTTTCATGTACTTAAATAGCAGGTAAGTGCTTCTCTAAAGCACCTAAATTGCATGACAAGCTATGCTCTAATTACAAGTGAGAtagaaggaagaagaagaagaaaagagcaAGGATGTATTTCAACAAATAAACAGAAAGGTCAGAAAGGGCTTGATTTCCAAACTCAAGCAATAAGTAAAAAGCAAGACAAGTAAAATATTCATACAGATGAACAATgcaaataaagttaaaaataatgtaaattagTACCAGTTAATCaggcacaaaataaaaatttggaatttAATTGTAAACAACTCTATAGCGCTAACTATCTTGCTAGGTGCCTAAAATGACAACATGATATGGTTGAGTATTTTCAGACGAAGTCAACTGAAGAAAACCATATGGCACTTGAGTAAAGTATGGTCTAatacaaatttcaaaagttaaTCGCGATAAAAGAAAGATAACAAGTATTACTTTGGATCTGCAGCAGGTAACTTCCGCACAAGAAGGGTTCCCCCTAGCCCTCCCATAACTGGAGCCATCTGATCTCCTTTATTCCCGTATAAGTAAGTTAACTTTCCCTGAAACAAATATTTCCAAACCGAATCACGTAATTCTATATCATTGATTTGACCTCGCGTGTAGCTCTGCTTCAGATGGAAGATTCTGTTAGAAcaatctaataaaaataattcgaaGAGCCACACTCAAGGTAATTAGCAAAAACACAGTGACAATAGAATCTGTTGGAAAATAAAGCAGAGAAAGACTTGACTGGTGAATAATACAATAAACTGCatcacaattaaaaaaatttctatgtaacttcaataatttttttttttttttgtgcaacACTTGAATTGATGTGGATCATGGATTTCAGTtccaaacaacaacaagaatCTTCtcataaaattctaaattcacCCTCCTAATGATAACTGTTGCTCAAATTACTTGAACTTGCTAGTTAGACTAGCAACAAACTCTTGAGTATAAATGAAAGATGAAATCTAATCCATCTGTCTCTGCGCTTGACAATTTCAAAGTTCAAtgaattttttggttttctgtTATGTTTCCAATGAAACTGTAACAGACCGCCAAAATTCCATTGCAATCCATTTCATGAGGAGAACATGCCACATGTATTGAGGCTTTACAAATTGCCATGGAAGGAACTGAACTATACCCTACCGCCAAATTAAACAATGTCACTTGAAAAGTATAACAGCAAAGAGTGTAACTACAAATGCAGTTTCAAATGTCACTAATCAAACTCTAAACTAGTCTAATCCAACGCCAATCTCCCCACCTCCAAAGTAAAAGTACCCAATGTCGCGCATAGCATAAGTGAGAggaagtataaaattaaacaattataaacCCTAAACAGCTAGTGATTACCAATATCAACATTAAATCTAATCCTTGCTCACTAGCAGATCACTTGAAATTCATGGGaatacaattttatctttttttttaaaaaaaagaaacttataGTATTCACCCATAAATCCCAATAAatagaaaagtaaacaaaCTCCGGTGAATTATGTATATACAGATAtggaaaattcaagaagatTAAAATAGCGCGTCCAGCgcataacaataataatataaactaatttaaaaaaaaaaccgagaATGGcaacaactaaaataaaagaagcaaAACGAAAAGCGGACATGGAAGAGCAATGACCTTCCAACTGATAGAGACGGAGTACTCAAGCTTGTTGGCTATGTATCGAAACCAAGTCGAGAGAGAAACCATTTGCCTATTTTGCCTCTGCTATCCTATTCGTTTCTCGATTTCTCTCTCGTTCGTGTTCTGTATTGTAGCTTCGCATCCACTTTTGTTAAACCCCCGGCCCCGGCCCTagaactatttatttatttatttatttttcccctCTCTCTTCGTCAATCTTTCACTTTGACTAGTAATATAGtcataaattcttttataaatttattttatataaattgatatggcatgataaaattaattaaattatatatttttgggCTCACATaatctatttatattattttatattttcattccatcaataaattgatgtaaaattaatttgtataagataaatttatacaataatttatgattgtatcatcactctttcATGTTTGTTTCAAGGCTTTTTGGGTCGGATAATTCACAATTAGGTCGGTTGGGTTCACGCATGGTGTGGGCCGAATCCACAACACACGCAATGCATGTGAGGAAATTTGAACCGCTTGTTCTCGTTGTACTAATTATCAATCgtattctcaatttttttttttatattctggCTATAACAATCAGATTATACTCATATTATATAAGATtattactgatatttacaatcatactaTTACTCATATTTACATAAGACATTACTATCTTCACAGTTGTGAGACCAACAGCCCAATCGTATTCTCAATTCTCAAAGTTAAGCAACCGACTCTATCTAAACAAACAGActttacaaattttcttttattttggttcttctctcttcttactcattaaaattagaatatgtATCTGAATATAAAAGTGcaataaatttctttatgtcgattataataagttattaaGGTGTGTTTCGTGTCCAATATTACATTGTATAAAAGTATTGTTCTACGTTGAACTTATACGTATCTGTATAGGGTTAGAAAGCAAATAGGCCCTTTTCCATTTTCCACCACCTCACCTTGAAGACCACCGCTTCTTGATTACAGCGATGAATCCATCTTCAGAGCTTCGCCGCACCAAACTTTTGCTGCACGCACCGATCATCGGCATCGCCTTTGCCACATGCATTCGAGGACTGCCTCGTCGTCTGCTACACATGCTTCTCCACCACCGTTGTGCTGATCTTTATTGCCTAAGTataatctgcaaaatcaaagattatatttcattttcttctaagtttaacttttgttttataattttatacatatatgCATGTACTACCATCATAATTGTTAATCCCTTGTAGTTGCAAAGGTTTGTAATTGATATGATTCGACTTTAGGGCAGTTTGTTAATGCTGCAactttttaaagtaattattgttaatcaTTATGTAGAAATtgtgaagaaaattaattaaatatttagtaaattttattttttaaagtgctgtgagtttaaaaaatagtcgtacatgtttgataaattttattgttaaactactgtaaaaatattaataactgaattgaacataatattaaataaaattttatatacatatttataaacatgtatataaaatatttttaattgtatatatataatgattgataaataaaataaatattttatattaataatttattttaatataattgataataataataataatatctttaaaattagtgattttatttctaaattaataaggataattttgaatttttataatatatttgagGATATGTATAGAATTGTAGTAAGTAGAAAATTAGTTTTCAAAGtcagattttaaaaagttactcatttcttattttataaaatctctGTAAAATTAGGTGGTTTTGCCAAAAAgtgatttataaaaaaatttatcaaacaacaaaatttactttgggcttttcaaaattacttttaaaccTCCTGAAAACAATCCCAAACGACCCCTCTAGCAAAATTGTCATTACATTCTTCATCAATAAAACCTTGTGCGctgttaatttgtttttattattcgctcttttttccttctttaattgttaaatttggttgttttacttttaatgaatttattttcgtCAATTTTTAGtagttaaaaatataaaatattggtttattttcaaaatatatttttcctgtttttaacaaattatacTTTTAAAATCTACTTCCTTTGTATTAAAATCTAAGcatttttctaagttattATAACAGTAAAttgttcaaagaaattattttatatagttACAAAAAACTAATATAGTATAGTGTAATGTGGTGATGcatcaaacataaaataattaaaaattaaaataatgcaatataaTACTAAAGATTGTATAATAGAGTgatgtgacattaattcattgattgaatgaaaatataaaataatagtaataaatcatatgagtcaagagatatttaattcaaccaataaattaatgcaacatcagtttgtacaagagtttatgattatattattaattttatataatagaatatagtgttattataatataatacacatattttagataatacaCTTCAACATTTAAGGTCTGATCAATGTCAAGCCTTGAGAGTTGAGATAATAacattatatttctttttggtaAGAGAAAAAGCTCTTACATCACACGCAAGGCCTGCGTCGAGGGATGTGGAGGATGTAgaactagggatggcaatggggagaggaggggaggggaccgatctccccgtacccatccctgatattttgcgtatgtccccatcccctccctgTCCCTGTCataattacttgagagaatctccatctcctccccgaataataacaggggatccccgagggtccccgatccccgaataattaatacattttttttcgattttgagttaatcatattaaaataaaaaatttaaataaaagtaaagttcaaaatatatcttacattaatatctattacaaaagtcacatacattaaattagtaagtaacgcaacatgcaagggatataaacttcttttacaaactatcatgaacaaattaatagtctaatacaaaattgttacaaataaaatcgaatttagattcaaaattaactttttcaatggtgtcGTGGgtactttataaatgtggactattccctttacaacacaatagttaaatcggagcaaatcaaaagtaaatattagattag encodes:
- the LOC102614262 gene encoding uncharacterized protein LOC102614262 isoform X1, giving the protein MVSLSTWFRYIANKLEYSVSISWKSYTRGQINDIELRDSVWKYLFQGKLTYLYGNKGDQMAPVMGGLGGTLLVRKLPAADPKRVSVGDVVVMKDPEKSDNYIVRRLAAIEGYEMVSTDEKDEPFVLDKDECWVLADNENMKPKEANDSRTFGPVPMRNIVGRAIYCLRTAVDHGPVQNSNDSMRKDSPVLEVELDVDEMMKNHKA
- the LOC102614262 gene encoding uncharacterized protein LOC102614262 isoform X2, yielding MVSLSTWFRYIANKLEYSVSISWKGKLTYLYGNKGDQMAPVMGGLGGTLLVRKLPAADPKRVSVGDVVVMKDPEKSDNYIVRRLAAIEGYEMVSTDEKDEPFVLDKDECWVLADNENMKPKEANDSRTFGPVPMRNIVGRAIYCLRTAVDHGPVQNSNDSMRKDSPVLEVELDVDEMMKNHKA